Proteins encoded within one genomic window of Natator depressus isolate rNatDep1 chromosome 1, rNatDep2.hap1, whole genome shotgun sequence:
- the MDM1 gene encoding nuclear protein MDM1 isoform X3, which yields MPVRFKGLSEYKRNFKWKKSDLSEFCNPSREQKSSRAGLRSDQLGITREPNFISKRRVPYFNAQISKSFDWRGDSDLEGYLDDAPEFEGAGPAESHTDNHNNDRNLENIETPEAPRLPKKIRSHSADSRIESPITLAENSRKKLPPAAPVNQKAVFVSPKKHLEKMDNGVIHNTSKSIPPFKSPTIIPETEYERSFKVSPPAMGPKLRCDLEEREFPVCAPVNISPERKNERKETFLKPAGDSPKQGKSETEQKPPKRKNKQHITQKPRSLHTSLGKVNTEYRSKFLSPAQYLYKDGAWSRIRRNMPDQDSQNILNYMWYMEVKELREKAEAYRQRVQGTHFSRYHLNQILSDNNRLWDVSSNSSSEETISNTIRALDLAGVPEKQMSASQNILQQPDSIEQSQQNNTEKLGTSNASTVPVRRRLAWGEQDSTEQVENQPPGLEEDEEKENKQESAEAQKLKENDKDPTVDNKVKGENASLPKPSADRSDSSSVSSGKRGRLSTPKLKTIGGAQRTHHDLTTPAIGGALLVSPSKVKSSSPQQRKKKSLETQYSSSKQASGERKSRRFEGEAEAVSLLASQAAGLKTLDPLPLRKDSWPTVNAADERASPTSAHPTTAPVQKSVKSATLPSWNPSCRIQGTLRDPEFQHNGNIASPKMSHFQLPLQERNYNDEDDRLSQISARSAASSSLASQILERAQKRKENFWGKS from the exons ATGCCCGTGCGCTTCAAG GGATTGAGTGAATATAAGAGGAACTTCAAATGGAAAAAGTCAGATCTGTCAGAGTTTTGTAACCCTTCACGAGAGCAAAAATCCTCAAGGGCTGGACTTCGGTCTGATCAACTAG GAATCACAAGAGAGCCAAACTTCATTTCCAAGAGAAGGGTGCCTTACTTCAATGCACAGATTTCAAAGTCCTTTGATTGGAGAGGGGACAGCGATTTGGAGGGATATTTGGACGACGCACCAGAATTCGAAGGCGCTGGGCCTGCAGAGTCACACACAGATAACCACAATAATGATAGAAATCTGGAAAACATTGAAACACCTGAAGCACCCAGGCTTCCTAAAAAAATTCGGTCTCACTCTGCAGATTCTAGAATTGAATCACCCATCACCCTTGCAGAAAACAGTAGGAAGAAGTTGCCACCCGCAGCTCCAGTGAACCAGAAAGCAGTATTTGTATCTCCAAAAAAGCACTTAGAAAAAATGGATAATGGG gTTATTCACAATACAAGTAAATCCATTCCCCCATTTAAGTCTCCCACAATTATCCCTGAAACTGAATATGAGAGAAGTTTCAAAGTTTCTCCTCCAGCGATGGGACCAAAACTGAGGTGTGATTTGGAAGAGAGAGAATTTCCTGTATGTGCACCAGTAAATATCTCCCCTGAAAGAAAG aatgaaaggaaagaaacatTCCTAAAGCCAGCGGGAGATTCACCAAAACAAGGGAAATCAGAAACAGAACAGAAACCACCCAAACGAAAAAATAAACAACATATTACTCAAAAGCCCCGCTCTTTACATACAAGTCTTGG GAAGGTGAACACTGAATATAGATCAAAATTTTTGTCCCCAGCTCAATATTTATACAAAGATGGAGCTTGGTCACGTATCAGGAGAAACATGCCAGATCAA GATTCTCAAAACATCCTAAATTACATGTGGTATATGGAG GTGAAAGAACTTCGAGAGAAAGCCGAGGCTTACAGGCAACGAGTACAGGGAACCCACTTCTCTCGGTATCATCTGAATCAGATTCTTTCAGATAACAACAGACTTTGGGACGTGTCCTCAAATTCCAGTTCAGAAGAAACCattagcaacaccatcagagctCTAGATCTAGCTGG AGTTCCTGAGAAACAGATGTCTGCAAGCCAAAACATACTGCAGCAGCCTGACTCAATAGAACAGTCCCAACAGAACAATACAGAGAAGTTAGGCACGTCAAATGCCTCTACTGTACCAGTCAGAAGACGTCTAGCTTGGGGTGAACAAGACAGTACTGAACAAGTGGAAAATCAGCCACCAGGATTagaggaagatgaagaaaaagaaaataaacaagagTCAGCAGAGGCTCAGAAATTGAAAGAAAATGATAAGGATCCTACTGTGGACAACAAAGTAAAagg AGAAAATGCCTCACTACCGAAACCTTCAGCAGATAGGTCAGATTCTTCTTCAGTATCTTCAGGAAAACGTGGCAGGCTTTCTACTCCAAAGTTGAAAACAATTGGTGGAGCCCAAAGAACTCATCATGATCTTACCACGCCAGCTATCG GAGGTGCACTTTTAGTGTCTCCATCTAAAGTGAAGTCTTCATCgccacagcagagaaagaaaaagtcTTTAGAAACACAGTATTCTTCATCTAAACAAGCCTCAGGAGAAAGAAAATCCAGAAGG TTTGAAGGGGAAGCAGAAGCTGTATCACTACTTGCCTCCCAAGCTGCTGGATTGAAAACTTTAGATCCTTTGCCTCTGAGGAAGGATTCTTGGCCCACTGTCAATGCTGCTGATGAAAGAGCGTCTCCCACTTCAGCACATCCAACTACAGCTCCTGTGCAGAAATCAGTCAAAAGCGCTACTCTCCCCTCCTGGAATCCAAGCTGTCGCATTCAAGGGACTCTCAGGGATCCAGAGTTCCAGCAtaatg GGAACATTGCAAGTCCAAAGATGAGCCATTTCCAGTTACCACTGCAGGAAAGAAACTATAATGATGAAG ATGACAGACTGTCCCAGATCTCTGCTCGCTCTGCAGCCTCTAGCTCACTAGCATCTCAGATTCTGGAACGAGCTCAGAAGAGGAAAGAGAATTTCTGGGGCAAGTCGTAG
- the MDM1 gene encoding nuclear protein MDM1 isoform X1 produces MPVRFKGLSEYKRNFKWKKSDLSEFCNPSREQKSSRAGLRSDQLGITREPNFISKRRVPYFNAQISKSFDWRGDSDLEGYLDDAPEFEGAGPAESHTDNHNNDRNLENIETPEAPRLPKKIRSHSADSRIESPITLAENSRKKLPPAAPVNQKAVFVSPKKHLEKMDNGFHRVLQKKSGMNISPSNSFPRNSEYQRQFLWKTPQKNSPMLAADQVIHNTSKSIPPFKSPTIIPETEYERSFKVSPPAMGPKLRCDLEEREFPVCAPVNISPERKNERKETFLKPAGDSPKQGKSETEQKPPKRKNKQHITQKPRSLHTSLGKVNTEYRSKFLSPAQYLYKDGAWSRIRRNMPDQDSQNILNYMWYMEVKELREKAEAYRQRVQGTHFSRYHLNQILSDNNRLWDVSSNSSSEETISNTIRALDLAGVPEKQMSASQNILQQPDSIEQSQQNNTEKLGTSNASTVPVRRRLAWGEQDSTEQVENQPPGLEEDEEKENKQESAEAQKLKENDKDPTVDNKVKGENASLPKPSADRSDSSSVSSGKRGRLSTPKLKTIGGAQRTHHDLTTPAIGGALLVSPSKVKSSSPQQRKKKSLETQYSSSKQASGERKSRRFEGEAEAVSLLASQAAGLKTLDPLPLRKDSWPTVNAADERASPTSAHPTTAPVQKSVKSATLPSWNPSCRIQGTLRDPEFQHNGNIASPKMSHFQLPLQERNYNDEDDRLSQISARSAASSSLASQILERAQKRKENFWGKS; encoded by the exons ATGCCCGTGCGCTTCAAG GGATTGAGTGAATATAAGAGGAACTTCAAATGGAAAAAGTCAGATCTGTCAGAGTTTTGTAACCCTTCACGAGAGCAAAAATCCTCAAGGGCTGGACTTCGGTCTGATCAACTAG GAATCACAAGAGAGCCAAACTTCATTTCCAAGAGAAGGGTGCCTTACTTCAATGCACAGATTTCAAAGTCCTTTGATTGGAGAGGGGACAGCGATTTGGAGGGATATTTGGACGACGCACCAGAATTCGAAGGCGCTGGGCCTGCAGAGTCACACACAGATAACCACAATAATGATAGAAATCTGGAAAACATTGAAACACCTGAAGCACCCAGGCTTCCTAAAAAAATTCGGTCTCACTCTGCAGATTCTAGAATTGAATCACCCATCACCCTTGCAGAAAACAGTAGGAAGAAGTTGCCACCCGCAGCTCCAGTGAACCAGAAAGCAGTATTTGTATCTCCAAAAAAGCACTTAGAAAAAATGGATAATGGG TTTCACAGAGTCCTGCAAAAGAAATCGGGCATGAATATTTCACCTTCAAATAGTTTCCCCAGAAATTCTGAATATCAAAGGCAGTTTTTATggaaaaccccccaaaaaaactctCCAATGCTTGCAGCTGACCAG gTTATTCACAATACAAGTAAATCCATTCCCCCATTTAAGTCTCCCACAATTATCCCTGAAACTGAATATGAGAGAAGTTTCAAAGTTTCTCCTCCAGCGATGGGACCAAAACTGAGGTGTGATTTGGAAGAGAGAGAATTTCCTGTATGTGCACCAGTAAATATCTCCCCTGAAAGAAAG aatgaaaggaaagaaacatTCCTAAAGCCAGCGGGAGATTCACCAAAACAAGGGAAATCAGAAACAGAACAGAAACCACCCAAACGAAAAAATAAACAACATATTACTCAAAAGCCCCGCTCTTTACATACAAGTCTTGG GAAGGTGAACACTGAATATAGATCAAAATTTTTGTCCCCAGCTCAATATTTATACAAAGATGGAGCTTGGTCACGTATCAGGAGAAACATGCCAGATCAA GATTCTCAAAACATCCTAAATTACATGTGGTATATGGAG GTGAAAGAACTTCGAGAGAAAGCCGAGGCTTACAGGCAACGAGTACAGGGAACCCACTTCTCTCGGTATCATCTGAATCAGATTCTTTCAGATAACAACAGACTTTGGGACGTGTCCTCAAATTCCAGTTCAGAAGAAACCattagcaacaccatcagagctCTAGATCTAGCTGG AGTTCCTGAGAAACAGATGTCTGCAAGCCAAAACATACTGCAGCAGCCTGACTCAATAGAACAGTCCCAACAGAACAATACAGAGAAGTTAGGCACGTCAAATGCCTCTACTGTACCAGTCAGAAGACGTCTAGCTTGGGGTGAACAAGACAGTACTGAACAAGTGGAAAATCAGCCACCAGGATTagaggaagatgaagaaaaagaaaataaacaagagTCAGCAGAGGCTCAGAAATTGAAAGAAAATGATAAGGATCCTACTGTGGACAACAAAGTAAAagg AGAAAATGCCTCACTACCGAAACCTTCAGCAGATAGGTCAGATTCTTCTTCAGTATCTTCAGGAAAACGTGGCAGGCTTTCTACTCCAAAGTTGAAAACAATTGGTGGAGCCCAAAGAACTCATCATGATCTTACCACGCCAGCTATCG GAGGTGCACTTTTAGTGTCTCCATCTAAAGTGAAGTCTTCATCgccacagcagagaaagaaaaagtcTTTAGAAACACAGTATTCTTCATCTAAACAAGCCTCAGGAGAAAGAAAATCCAGAAGG TTTGAAGGGGAAGCAGAAGCTGTATCACTACTTGCCTCCCAAGCTGCTGGATTGAAAACTTTAGATCCTTTGCCTCTGAGGAAGGATTCTTGGCCCACTGTCAATGCTGCTGATGAAAGAGCGTCTCCCACTTCAGCACATCCAACTACAGCTCCTGTGCAGAAATCAGTCAAAAGCGCTACTCTCCCCTCCTGGAATCCAAGCTGTCGCATTCAAGGGACTCTCAGGGATCCAGAGTTCCAGCAtaatg GGAACATTGCAAGTCCAAAGATGAGCCATTTCCAGTTACCACTGCAGGAAAGAAACTATAATGATGAAG ATGACAGACTGTCCCAGATCTCTGCTCGCTCTGCAGCCTCTAGCTCACTAGCATCTCAGATTCTGGAACGAGCTCAGAAGAGGAAAGAGAATTTCTGGGGCAAGTCGTAG
- the MDM1 gene encoding nuclear protein MDM1 isoform X2: MPVRFKGLSEYKRNFKWKKSDLSEFCNPSREQKSSRAGLRSDQLGITREPNFISKRRVPYFNAQISKSFDWRGDSDLEGYLDDAPEFEGAGPAESHTDNHNNDRNLENIETPEAPRLPKKIRSHSADSRIESPITLAENSRKKLPPAAPVNQKAVFVSPKKHLEKMDNGFHRVLQKKSGMNISPSNSFPRNSEYQRQFLWKTPQKNSPMLAADQVIHNTSKSIPPFKSPTIIPETEYERSFKVSPPAMGPKLRCDLEEREFPVCAPVNISPERKNERKETFLKPAGDSPKQGKSETEQKPPKRKNKQHITQKPRSLHTSLGKVNTEYRSKFLSPAQYLYKDGAWSRIRRNMPDQVKELREKAEAYRQRVQGTHFSRYHLNQILSDNNRLWDVSSNSSSEETISNTIRALDLAGVPEKQMSASQNILQQPDSIEQSQQNNTEKLGTSNASTVPVRRRLAWGEQDSTEQVENQPPGLEEDEEKENKQESAEAQKLKENDKDPTVDNKVKGENASLPKPSADRSDSSSVSSGKRGRLSTPKLKTIGGAQRTHHDLTTPAIGGALLVSPSKVKSSSPQQRKKKSLETQYSSSKQASGERKSRRFEGEAEAVSLLASQAAGLKTLDPLPLRKDSWPTVNAADERASPTSAHPTTAPVQKSVKSATLPSWNPSCRIQGTLRDPEFQHNGNIASPKMSHFQLPLQERNYNDEDDRLSQISARSAASSSLASQILERAQKRKENFWGKS, encoded by the exons ATGCCCGTGCGCTTCAAG GGATTGAGTGAATATAAGAGGAACTTCAAATGGAAAAAGTCAGATCTGTCAGAGTTTTGTAACCCTTCACGAGAGCAAAAATCCTCAAGGGCTGGACTTCGGTCTGATCAACTAG GAATCACAAGAGAGCCAAACTTCATTTCCAAGAGAAGGGTGCCTTACTTCAATGCACAGATTTCAAAGTCCTTTGATTGGAGAGGGGACAGCGATTTGGAGGGATATTTGGACGACGCACCAGAATTCGAAGGCGCTGGGCCTGCAGAGTCACACACAGATAACCACAATAATGATAGAAATCTGGAAAACATTGAAACACCTGAAGCACCCAGGCTTCCTAAAAAAATTCGGTCTCACTCTGCAGATTCTAGAATTGAATCACCCATCACCCTTGCAGAAAACAGTAGGAAGAAGTTGCCACCCGCAGCTCCAGTGAACCAGAAAGCAGTATTTGTATCTCCAAAAAAGCACTTAGAAAAAATGGATAATGGG TTTCACAGAGTCCTGCAAAAGAAATCGGGCATGAATATTTCACCTTCAAATAGTTTCCCCAGAAATTCTGAATATCAAAGGCAGTTTTTATggaaaaccccccaaaaaaactctCCAATGCTTGCAGCTGACCAG gTTATTCACAATACAAGTAAATCCATTCCCCCATTTAAGTCTCCCACAATTATCCCTGAAACTGAATATGAGAGAAGTTTCAAAGTTTCTCCTCCAGCGATGGGACCAAAACTGAGGTGTGATTTGGAAGAGAGAGAATTTCCTGTATGTGCACCAGTAAATATCTCCCCTGAAAGAAAG aatgaaaggaaagaaacatTCCTAAAGCCAGCGGGAGATTCACCAAAACAAGGGAAATCAGAAACAGAACAGAAACCACCCAAACGAAAAAATAAACAACATATTACTCAAAAGCCCCGCTCTTTACATACAAGTCTTGG GAAGGTGAACACTGAATATAGATCAAAATTTTTGTCCCCAGCTCAATATTTATACAAAGATGGAGCTTGGTCACGTATCAGGAGAAACATGCCAGATCAA GTGAAAGAACTTCGAGAGAAAGCCGAGGCTTACAGGCAACGAGTACAGGGAACCCACTTCTCTCGGTATCATCTGAATCAGATTCTTTCAGATAACAACAGACTTTGGGACGTGTCCTCAAATTCCAGTTCAGAAGAAACCattagcaacaccatcagagctCTAGATCTAGCTGG AGTTCCTGAGAAACAGATGTCTGCAAGCCAAAACATACTGCAGCAGCCTGACTCAATAGAACAGTCCCAACAGAACAATACAGAGAAGTTAGGCACGTCAAATGCCTCTACTGTACCAGTCAGAAGACGTCTAGCTTGGGGTGAACAAGACAGTACTGAACAAGTGGAAAATCAGCCACCAGGATTagaggaagatgaagaaaaagaaaataaacaagagTCAGCAGAGGCTCAGAAATTGAAAGAAAATGATAAGGATCCTACTGTGGACAACAAAGTAAAagg AGAAAATGCCTCACTACCGAAACCTTCAGCAGATAGGTCAGATTCTTCTTCAGTATCTTCAGGAAAACGTGGCAGGCTTTCTACTCCAAAGTTGAAAACAATTGGTGGAGCCCAAAGAACTCATCATGATCTTACCACGCCAGCTATCG GAGGTGCACTTTTAGTGTCTCCATCTAAAGTGAAGTCTTCATCgccacagcagagaaagaaaaagtcTTTAGAAACACAGTATTCTTCATCTAAACAAGCCTCAGGAGAAAGAAAATCCAGAAGG TTTGAAGGGGAAGCAGAAGCTGTATCACTACTTGCCTCCCAAGCTGCTGGATTGAAAACTTTAGATCCTTTGCCTCTGAGGAAGGATTCTTGGCCCACTGTCAATGCTGCTGATGAAAGAGCGTCTCCCACTTCAGCACATCCAACTACAGCTCCTGTGCAGAAATCAGTCAAAAGCGCTACTCTCCCCTCCTGGAATCCAAGCTGTCGCATTCAAGGGACTCTCAGGGATCCAGAGTTCCAGCAtaatg GGAACATTGCAAGTCCAAAGATGAGCCATTTCCAGTTACCACTGCAGGAAAGAAACTATAATGATGAAG ATGACAGACTGTCCCAGATCTCTGCTCGCTCTGCAGCCTCTAGCTCACTAGCATCTCAGATTCTGGAACGAGCTCAGAAGAGGAAAGAGAATTTCTGGGGCAAGTCGTAG